The Staphylococcus haemolyticus region AATGAAGAAATTTGGAGAGGTATTTCAGTTAATATACAAGAGATGCCTATTAATGAAGCAAAACAAATGGGTGCTATGGCGTTATTCGGAGAAAAATACGGAGATATTGTGCGCGTTGTTAATATGGCACCGTTCTCAATTGAGCTATGTGGTGGTATACATGTTGATAATACTGCAGAAATTGGACTTTTCAAGATTATAAGTGAATCAGGTACAGGTGCAGGCGTTAGACGTATTGAAGCATTTACTGGTAAGTCAGCATTCTTACATTTAGAAGATATTCAAAATAAATTTAATTCTATTAAAGATCAAGTTAAAGTTAAATCTGATAATCAAGTATTTGATAAAATTGTCCAGCTACAAGAAGAAGAAAAGAACCTTCATAAACAATTAGAACAGCGAAATAAGGAAATCACTTCACTTAAAATGGGCAATATTGAGGATCAAATTGAAGAAATTAATGGCTTTAAAGTATTAGCTACAGAAGTTGAAGTTTCTAATGCTAAAGAAATAAGACAAACTATGGATGATTTCAAATCTAAACAACAAGATGCTATTATAATCTTAGCAAGTGATTTAGGTGAAAAGGTATCACTAATAGCAACTGTACCAAAAGAACAGACAGATAAAATTAAAGCTGGAGATATCATTAAGAATATGGCGCCATTAGTTGGTGGTAAAGGTGGCGGTCGTCCAGATATGGCTCAAGGTGGCGGTACGCAACCAGAGAATATCTCAGAAGCATTACGCTTTATTAAAGATTACATTAAAAAAATATAACTTTGTAATCAACTAGTGTAAAATTGGTGTATGTAAGATAATTCGTTTTAGAGGAGTGTCGCATCTATGGATAATATTGATAAAACAATGAAGTTTGACTATGAAGAAATTCCGAAAGATAATGTTGAAACAGTGTTAAACAACGTACACCGAACTTTAGAAGAGCGTGGTTACAATGCTGTAAATCAAATTGTAGGATATTTACTCTCAGGTGATCCTGCATATATACCTCGTCAAAATGATGCTCGAAATCAAATTCGCCACATTGATCGTGACGTTATCATGGAAGAACTCGTTTCAAATTATTTAAAAGAGAATAAGAAATAGTATATGTTAACTCACAAAATTTTGGGTTTGGATGTAGGTAGTAAAACAGTTGGCGTAGCTATAAGCGATTTAATGGGTTGGACTGCCCAAGGATTGGACACTCTAAGAATTAACGAGGAACTAGAAGATTATGGTATAGAGCAATTAGTGACCATCATTAAAGAAAATAACGTTGGTTCTGTAGTGATTGGTTTACCTAAGAATATGAATAATTCTATTGGCTTTCGTGGAGAAGCTTCGT contains the following coding sequences:
- a CDS encoding IreB family regulatory phosphoprotein, whose product is MDNIDKTMKFDYEEIPKDNVETVLNNVHRTLEERGYNAVNQIVGYLLSGDPAYIPRQNDARNQIRHIDRDVIMEELVSNYLKENKK
- the ruvX gene encoding Holliday junction resolvase RuvX, producing MLTHKILGLDVGSKTVGVAISDLMGWTAQGLDTLRINEELEDYGIEQLVTIIKENNVGSVVIGLPKNMNNSIGFRGEASLRYKELLKESLPDIEIIMWDERLSTMAAERSLLEADVSRQKRKKVIDKMAAVFILQGYLDSIQ